GTAACGGGAAAGCTCTTCCCCACGGTCTCCTCAGTCAGCAGCTTGTGGAGCTCATCGATCCCGGCGACCGGCTGATTGCCAAAACCGATAATGACATCACCTTCACGCAGACCCGCTCTCATCGCAGGGCTGTTGATTTCGATTGCGACAGCCATGACACCGCTTTCGACCTTCAAGTTATGAAAACGCACCATGCGCCGGTTGATCACGACATCCTGTCCCGCCACCCCTATGGAGCTGCGGCGTATCTTCCCTTCTTTCATGAGTCCTGCTGCTACGAACTTTGCCGTATTTATCGCGATGGCAAAACAGATGCCCTGCGCAGATGCAATCATCGCGGTATTTACTCCTATTACTTCACCGCGGGAATTGACGAGGGGCCCGCCTGAATTGCCGGGATTCAGGGCTGCATCTGTCTGAATCACATTGTCTATGAGCCTTCCGGACCGCGCTCTCAGCGAACGACCGAGTGCACTCACGACCCCTGCGGTCACGCTGCACTGAAAGCCAAAGGGGTTTCCGATGGCAACGACCAGCTGGCCGGCCTTGATGGTCTGTGAGTCACCGAGGCGTACCGCGGCAAGATTCGGGGCGTGGATTCGTATAACAGCAAGGTCGGTATGCGGGTCATCACCCACGACGTATGCCTCGTAATGCCTTCCGTCAGGGAGGGTCACCTCGATCCTTTCAGCAATGTGCACTACATGGCTGTTTGTGAGGATAAATCCATCGGGTGTAAATACAAAGCCTGAGCCGGTGCCCT
The Thermodesulfovibrionales bacterium DNA segment above includes these coding regions:
- a CDS encoding trypsin-like peptidase domain-containing protein — translated: MKKRFRTISSDDGVTGGHRIPEPNPFNDGELLDAYSRAVIGAVEKVSPAVVHVGIQQGPSSNGQHGFPPGTQGTGSGFVFTPDGFILTNSHVVHIAERIEVTLPDGRHYEAYVVGDDPHTDLAVIRIHAPNLAAVRLGDSQTIKAGQLVVAIGNPFGFQCSVTAGVVSALGRSLRARSGRLIDNVIQTDAALNPGNSGGPLVNSRGEVIGVNTAMIASAQGICFAIAINTAKFVAAGLMKEGKIRRSSIGVAGQDVVINRRMVRFHNLKVESGVMAVAIEINSPAMRAGLREGDVIIGFGNQPVAGIDELHKLLTEETVGKSFPVT